One Deinococcus sp. LM3 genomic region harbors:
- a CDS encoding prohibitin family protein produces MTEPRVNAAAARDRTAPTLRPPGPRAALLIGALLAAGVLVSQSVKVIPAGYVGVVFSSFTGVKAQPLQEGIHFLVPFVDRVNLYDARLQEVTLAHTVQDGDEGAIRARSKEGLDITADVTVQFRVDRAKAATLHKELGRDYVRTVIRPQVRSKVRDSIGQFGAADIISSKRQEVEASITTELRRIFERNNLVLDSVLLRELRIPDSIAKAIEQKQAAEQQVAVERNRLQQSTIGAQRAVVEAEGAAKAAVARARGEAEALSLRGRALRENPQLIQLTVAEKLSPGIQTVMLPSTGNFLLDVGTLTQPAKAAPKP; encoded by the coding sequence GCCGGGCCCGCGCGCCGCTCTGCTGATCGGCGCCCTGCTCGCTGCGGGCGTGCTGGTCAGCCAGAGCGTGAAGGTCATTCCGGCCGGGTACGTGGGGGTGGTGTTCAGTTCGTTCACGGGGGTCAAGGCGCAGCCGCTTCAGGAAGGCATTCATTTTCTGGTGCCGTTCGTGGACCGCGTGAACCTGTACGACGCCCGCCTGCAGGAGGTCACGCTGGCCCACACCGTGCAGGACGGCGACGAGGGTGCGATCCGGGCGCGCAGCAAGGAGGGGCTGGACATCACGGCGGACGTGACCGTGCAGTTCCGGGTGGACCGCGCCAAGGCCGCGACGCTGCACAAGGAACTCGGGCGGGACTACGTGCGGACCGTGATCCGCCCGCAGGTGCGCAGCAAGGTCCGGGACTCCATCGGTCAGTTCGGGGCGGCGGACATCATCTCCTCCAAGCGGCAGGAGGTCGAGGCGAGCATCACCACGGAACTGCGGCGCATCTTCGAGCGGAACAACCTGGTGCTCGACAGCGTGCTGCTGCGTGAGCTGCGCATTCCGGACAGCATCGCCAAGGCCATCGAGCAGAAGCAGGCGGCCGAGCAGCAGGTGGCGGTGGAACGCAACCGCCTGCAACAGTCGACCATCGGGGCGCAGCGCGCCGTGGTCGAGGCCGAGGGGGCCGCGAAAGCGGCGGTCGCCCGGGCGCGCGGGGAGGCCGAGGCGCTCTCGCTGCGCGGACGGGCGCTGCGGGAGAATCCGCAGCTGATCCAGCTGACGGTCGCCGAGAAGCTCTCGCCGGGCATTCAGACGGTCATGCTGCCCAGCACGGGGAATTTCCTGCTGGACGTGGGCACGCTCACGCAGCCTGCGAAGGCCGCGCCGAAACCGTGA
- a CDS encoding NAD(P)-dependent oxidoreductase, with amino-acid sequence MTTLAFLGLGAMGDPMAAHVTQHARQGGHRSLVWNRTASRAEAHAHAHGSEVASLEQAARADVIFTCLPTSAEVDEVLAMMEPHLKAGAVWVDCTSGHPQAAPAQRERLAARGVTLLDAPVSGGTGGAQAGTLTVMVGGPAEALEAVRPHLAFAGKVVHVGQSGAGFAVKAVNNALLGVTLWATGEGLAVLARAGVDLGAALDVINASSGRSNASQNLIGQRVLTREFPATFALGLLAKDAGIAADLTGEVRGSAPLLAQTAALLRAAERVVGADEDHTAALKLIEQMNDVELT; translated from the coding sequence ATGACCACACTGGCATTTCTGGGCCTGGGCGCGATGGGCGACCCCATGGCCGCGCACGTCACGCAGCACGCGCGCCAGGGAGGTCACCGCTCCCTCGTCTGGAACCGCACCGCCTCCCGCGCCGAGGCGCACGCCCACGCGCATGGCAGCGAGGTCGCCTCGCTGGAACAGGCGGCGCGGGCCGACGTGATCTTCACCTGCCTGCCCACCAGCGCCGAGGTGGACGAGGTCCTGGCCATGATGGAGCCGCACCTGAAGGCGGGCGCGGTGTGGGTGGACTGCACGAGCGGGCACCCGCAGGCCGCGCCTGCCCAGCGGGAACGGCTGGCGGCGCGGGGCGTGACGCTGCTGGACGCGCCGGTCAGTGGCGGCACGGGCGGCGCGCAGGCCGGCACCCTGACCGTGATGGTCGGCGGCCCGGCCGAAGCGCTGGAGGCGGTGCGGCCGCACCTGGCGTTCGCCGGGAAGGTCGTGCATGTGGGTCAGAGCGGCGCGGGTTTCGCGGTCAAGGCCGTGAACAACGCGCTGCTGGGCGTCACGCTGTGGGCGACCGGCGAGGGACTGGCGGTCCTGGCGCGCGCGGGCGTGGACCTGGGCGCGGCGCTGGACGTCATCAACGCCAGCAGTGGCCGCAGCAACGCCAGCCAGAACCTGATCGGGCAGCGGGTCCTGACCCGCGAGTTCCCGGCGACCTTCGCGCTGGGCCTGCTCGCCAAGGACGCCGGGATTGCCGCCGACCTGACCGGCGAGGTGCGGGGCAGCGCGCCGCTGCTGGCCCAGACGGCGGCCCTGCTGCGCGCCGCCGAACGCGTGGTGGGCGCGGACGAGGATCACACGGCCGCCCTGAAACTGATCGAGCAGATGAACGACGTGGAGTTGACATGA
- a CDS encoding DegV family protein: MTQEHMTPGTNQTTSPRFGIVTDGGLDAYPSLLNDVPVAPFSVTFGDASYRTNEISRTDLFRMLESNANHPTSSQPTPQDWMDAVRRAGVRDVLGVTISAGLSGSMNAAEQARQALGGDFNLTLHDSGTLSAAQAFQLHAAGTAAARGESLETAREWMRAVHEETELYFTIETLEYLRRGGRIGRVQATLGGLLNLKPVVTVDKAGGTYTNVGRARSYRGAIEALAAQVTRRFGEGTPLRVGLLYGSVREDADEVLAHLKGRHPIVWSDVAGVNPVLNVHTGPRTVGIAAAPGAWPWER; this comes from the coding sequence ATGACACAGGAACATATGACCCCCGGCACCAACCAGACCACCTCTCCCCGCTTCGGGATCGTCACGGACGGCGGCCTGGACGCCTACCCCTCGCTGCTGAACGACGTGCCGGTCGCGCCGTTCTCCGTGACGTTCGGGGACGCCAGTTACCGCACGAACGAGATCAGCCGCACGGACCTGTTCCGGATGCTGGAAAGCAACGCGAACCACCCGACCAGCAGTCAGCCGACCCCGCAGGACTGGATGGACGCCGTGCGCCGCGCCGGCGTGCGGGACGTGCTGGGCGTGACCATCAGCGCCGGCCTGAGCGGCAGCATGAACGCCGCCGAGCAGGCCCGTCAGGCGCTGGGCGGCGACTTCAACCTGACCCTGCATGACAGCGGCACCCTCAGCGCCGCGCAGGCCTTCCAGTTGCACGCGGCGGGCACGGCGGCCGCGCGCGGCGAGAGCCTGGAGACCGCCCGCGAGTGGATGCGCGCCGTGCACGAGGAAACCGAACTGTACTTCACCATCGAGACGCTGGAGTACCTGCGCCGGGGCGGACGGATCGGGCGGGTGCAGGCCACGCTGGGCGGCCTGCTGAACCTCAAACCCGTGGTGACGGTGGACAAGGCGGGCGGAACATACACGAACGTGGGCCGCGCCCGCTCGTACCGGGGGGCCATCGAGGCGCTCGCGGCGCAGGTCACGCGCCGCTTCGGCGAGGGCACCCCGCTGCGCGTGGGCCTGCTGTACGGCAGCGTGCGCGAGGACGCCGACGAGGTCCTGGCCCACCTGAAGGGCCGCCACCCGATCGTGTGGTCGGACGTGGCGGGCGTGAACCCGGTCCTGAACGTCCACACCGGCCCGCGTACCGTCGGGATTGCCGCCGCACCCGGCGCGTGGCCCTGGGAACGCTGA
- a CDS encoding ABC transporter permease: MTTATTAPAVKPRQDSIFWRRFRRSTPGRVGAVIVAAFVLLAIFASVLKPYDPTTDRNYSRILKAPSVAALWNPDVAETYRDPVTGRVNAWAAPMGTDNLGRDVMTRVLHGTRISLKVGVVSTLLALVIGSLLGVLAGYFGGWFDSVMGYLTDVMLAFPSILLAIGFASIFSASDPPLLIAGMDRLFALNSPQLVTAMLAVSLVQVPVYMRLARSVVLSIREREFVQAAGALGATQGRMIFRHVLPNSLSPLIVQGSLSIATATIEVAALGFLGIGAQPPLPEWGTMISDSRQYYIDAPWTMVFPGLAIFLTVLGFNLLGDGLRDVLDPRSTQ, from the coding sequence ATGACAACCGCAACCACCGCTCCCGCCGTCAAACCCCGCCAGGACAGCATCTTCTGGCGCCGCTTCCGCCGCTCCACGCCCGGCCGGGTCGGGGCGGTCATCGTGGCGGCGTTCGTGCTGCTGGCCATCTTCGCCAGCGTCCTGAAACCCTACGACCCCACCACCGACCGCAACTACAGCCGGATTCTCAAGGCGCCCAGCGTCGCCGCGCTGTGGAACCCGGACGTCGCCGAGACCTACCGCGACCCCGTCACGGGCCGCGTGAACGCCTGGGCCGCCCCGATGGGCACCGACAACCTGGGCCGCGACGTCATGACCCGCGTCCTGCACGGCACCCGCATCAGCCTGAAGGTCGGCGTGGTCAGCACCCTGCTGGCCCTGGTGATCGGCTCGCTGCTCGGCGTGCTCGCCGGGTACTTCGGCGGCTGGTTCGACTCGGTGATGGGCTACCTGACCGACGTGATGCTGGCCTTCCCCAGCATCCTGCTCGCCATCGGCTTCGCCAGCATCTTCAGCGCCAGCGACCCGCCCCTGCTGATCGCCGGCATGGACCGCCTGTTCGCCCTGAACAGCCCGCAACTCGTGACCGCCATGCTGGCCGTGTCGCTGGTGCAGGTGCCGGTGTACATGCGACTGGCACGCAGCGTGGTCCTGTCCATCCGCGAACGTGAATTCGTGCAGGCCGCCGGGGCGCTGGGCGCCACGCAGGGCCGCATGATCTTCCGGCACGTTCTGCCCAACAGCCTCTCCCCGCTGATCGTGCAGGGCTCGCTGAGCATCGCCACCGCCACCATCGAGGTCGCCGCGCTGGGCTTCCTGGGCATCGGCGCGCAGCCGCCCCTGCCCGAGTGGGGCACCATGATCAGCGACAGCCGCCAGTACTACATCGACGCGCCCTGGACGATGGTCTTCCCGGGACTGGCGATCTTCCTGACCGTGCTGGGCTTCAACCTGCTCGGCGACGGCCTGCGCGACGTGCTCGACCCGCGCAGCACCCAGTAA
- a CDS encoding ABC transporter permease, whose translation MGSYLIRRLLRTVLVMLGISLVVFVFVRSIPGDPAVAMLGERATPEAAAALREQLGLNKPWFFNPANPMDAQYPRYMGALLQGDLGSGIKSNIPVWDDLKARFPATAELSVAALLFALLIGMPAGILAALRRNSMWDNLATTISLVGVSMPVFWLGLLLSYFFAVKLGWLPPSARLGSEVNLEPVTGFYVLDGLLRGQPAAAWDALRHLILPAIALGSIPLAIIARITRSSMLDVLGQDYVRTARAKGLTGRAVTFKHALRNALLPVVTVIGLQAGALLGGAVLTETIFSWPGIGSWVYDAISQRDYPIIQGGVIFAALIVSLANLIVDLSYAALDPRIQYS comes from the coding sequence TTGGGCAGTTACCTGATTCGCCGCCTGCTGCGGACCGTACTGGTCATGCTGGGCATCAGCCTCGTGGTGTTCGTGTTCGTGCGTTCCATTCCCGGCGATCCGGCCGTCGCCATGCTCGGCGAGCGCGCCACGCCGGAAGCGGCCGCCGCGCTGCGCGAGCAGCTGGGCCTGAACAAACCGTGGTTCTTCAATCCCGCCAACCCCATGGACGCCCAGTACCCCCGGTACATGGGCGCGCTGCTCCAGGGCGACCTGGGCAGCGGAATCAAGAGCAACATCCCCGTCTGGGACGACCTGAAAGCCCGCTTTCCCGCCACGGCCGAACTGAGCGTCGCGGCGCTGCTGTTCGCGCTGCTGATCGGCATGCCCGCCGGGATCCTGGCCGCGCTGCGCCGCAACTCCATGTGGGACAACCTCGCCACCACCATCTCGCTGGTGGGCGTCAGCATGCCCGTGTTCTGGCTGGGGCTGCTGCTGTCGTACTTCTTCGCCGTGAAACTCGGCTGGCTGCCCCCCTCGGCGCGGCTGGGCAGCGAGGTGAACCTCGAACCCGTGACCGGCTTCTACGTCCTGGACGGCCTGCTGCGCGGCCAGCCGGCCGCCGCCTGGGACGCCCTGCGCCACCTGATCCTGCCGGCCATCGCGCTGGGCAGCATTCCGCTGGCGATCATCGCGCGCATCACGCGCTCCTCCATGCTGGACGTGCTGGGGCAGGACTACGTCCGCACGGCCCGCGCCAAGGGCCTGACCGGCCGCGCCGTGACCTTCAAGCACGCGCTGCGCAACGCCCTGCTGCCGGTCGTGACCGTCATCGGCCTGCAGGCGGGCGCGCTGCTCGGCGGGGCCGTGCTGACCGAGACGATCTTCTCGTGGCCCGGCATCGGCTCGTGGGTGTACGACGCGATCAGCCAGCGTGACTACCCGATCATCCAGGGGGGCGTGATCTTCGCCGCCCTGATCGTGAGCCTCGCCAACCTGATCGTGGACCTCAGTTACGCCGCCCTCGACCCCCGCATCCAGTACAGCTGA
- a CDS encoding ABC transporter substrate-binding protein yields the protein MKKLLLTALLSTLSAASAASLVFGGNGEPVSLESGNITDGISILVQRQIYDTLVDFKPGSTDLAPGLATSWKANANNTAWTFTLRKGVRFHDGTPMNADAIVFNLSRWWDKSHPYGFRDQGRTFEIVGELLGGYKGDATAVIKNIVKVNDTTVRVDLNKPSSVLPNVMAAGYFGIASPTAIKKEGAKYGTPASKPVGTGPFIFQSWRTGDRVTLLPNKLYWGEKAKVDQLIIRNIKDASQRLNELKAGTIDFANDLTPDSLKSVQADKNLVAVKRPSFNVGFVSMNNRNQYLKNQQVRQAISMAINKKAIVDAFWNGLGVSNASFVPPVMAWANSSKVPADYKFDPAAAKKMLAEAGYPNGFSIDLWYMPVSRPYFPTPKPIAEAIAADLSAIGIKVNLKTQDWAKYLEDRNKEPGFDMYMIGWTGDYGDPDNFYGAYYGANASDDINWNPANVETLLQQGRAAATQEAKAKVYSQLHEITYNAAYRVPMVHSNPLAAARSYVKGWVPSPLGSEPFNTITVTGKK from the coding sequence ATGAAGAAACTGCTTCTGACCGCTCTGCTTTCCACCCTCAGCGCCGCCTCGGCCGCCAGCCTCGTGTTCGGCGGTAACGGCGAGCCCGTCAGCCTGGAATCCGGCAACATCACCGACGGCATCAGCATCCTGGTGCAGCGTCAGATCTACGACACCCTGGTGGACTTCAAGCCCGGCAGCACCGACCTCGCGCCCGGCCTCGCCACCTCCTGGAAAGCGAACGCGAACAACACCGCCTGGACCTTCACGCTGCGCAAGGGCGTGCGTTTCCATGACGGCACCCCCATGAACGCCGACGCCATCGTGTTCAACCTGAGCCGCTGGTGGGACAAGAGCCACCCCTACGGCTTCCGCGACCAGGGCCGCACCTTCGAGATCGTCGGCGAACTGCTCGGCGGCTACAAGGGCGACGCCACCGCCGTCATCAAGAACATCGTCAAGGTCAACGACACCACCGTCCGCGTGGACCTGAACAAACCCAGCTCCGTGCTGCCCAACGTGATGGCCGCCGGGTACTTCGGCATCGCCAGCCCGACCGCCATCAAGAAGGAAGGCGCCAAGTACGGCACGCCCGCCAGCAAGCCCGTCGGCACCGGCCCGTTCATCTTCCAGAGCTGGCGCACCGGCGACCGCGTGACCCTGCTCCCCAACAAGCTGTACTGGGGTGAGAAGGCCAAGGTCGACCAGCTGATCATCCGCAACATCAAGGACGCCAGCCAGCGCCTGAACGAACTGAAGGCCGGTACCATCGACTTCGCCAACGACCTGACGCCCGACAGCCTCAAGAGCGTCCAGGCCGACAAGAACCTCGTGGCCGTCAAGCGCCCCAGCTTCAACGTGGGCTTCGTCAGCATGAACAACCGCAACCAGTACCTGAAAAACCAGCAGGTGCGTCAGGCGATCAGCATGGCCATCAACAAGAAGGCCATCGTGGACGCCTTCTGGAACGGCCTGGGCGTCAGCAACGCCAGCTTCGTGCCGCCCGTCATGGCCTGGGCGAACAGCTCCAAGGTCCCGGCCGACTACAAGTTCGACCCAGCCGCCGCCAAGAAGATGCTGGCCGAAGCCGGCTACCCCAACGGCTTCTCCATCGACCTGTGGTACATGCCCGTCAGCCGCCCGTACTTCCCCACCCCCAAACCCATCGCGGAAGCCATCGCCGCTGACCTGAGCGCCATCGGCATCAAGGTCAACCTGAAAACCCAGGACTGGGCCAAGTACCTCGAGGACCGCAACAAGGAACCCGGCTTCGACATGTACATGATCGGCTGGACCGGCGACTACGGCGACCCCGACAACTTCTACGGCGCGTACTACGGCGCCAACGCCAGCGACGACATCAACTGGAACCCCGCGAACGTCGAGACGCTGCTGCAGCAGGGCCGCGCCGCCGCCACCCAGGAAGCCAAGGCCAAGGTCTACTCGCAGCTGCACGAGATCACCTACAACGCCGCGTACCGCGTGCCCATGGTTCACAGCAACCCGCTGGCCGCCGCGCGCAGCTACGTCAAGGGCTGGGTGCCCAGCCCGCTGGGCAGCGAACCCTTCAACACCATCACCGTCACCGGCAAGAAGTAA
- the nagZ gene encoding beta-N-acetylhexosaminidase: MTHRVDAVRADAAQADAAPHVPGPPAGSLPAGRLVMVDIPGPTLDGDTAAHLRRRGIRSVCLFGKNVQSEEQLRALCADLRGVMGEDALIALDHEGGAILRPDFWPFAPSAMALGAADDPDLTRRSSEALARQLRAVGINWNFAPVLDVNVNPANPVIADRAFGGQVPLVTRHGRAALAGHDAAGVAACVKHFPGHGDTSLDSHLALPSVTRSRAELDRTEFAPFRELLPVTPAVMTAHVVYPALDPHAPATLSRAVLTDVLRGEWGFTGVIVTDSMGMKAIDDHYGRGEAGVLAVQAGADLVMALGRREAQEQTLDALASALADGRLDAAQVQASAARLSALARRYPARADAALDLQADAPLFARAWAQALTAYRDPVAPAPGSRVRLVAPRRVTRENVSEASVDAATLASELAGVYRVDLTAFDDPAQLDWDALRADGIPVMLATTGRHRHPALRGAQPDLHLALYNPYAALDVDAPAVLTFGFRPEARAALLAWLRGEAGTPGRLPFGT, from the coding sequence GTGACCCACCGAGTAGACGCTGTCCGGGCCGACGCCGCACAGGCCGACGCCGCGCCGCACGTTCCTGGCCCCCCGGCGGGCAGCCTGCCGGCCGGGCGGCTGGTGATGGTGGACATTCCCGGCCCGACCCTGGACGGCGACACGGCCGCGCACCTGCGTCGGCGCGGGATCCGCAGCGTGTGTCTGTTCGGCAAGAACGTGCAGTCCGAGGAGCAGCTGCGCGCCCTGTGCGCCGACCTGCGCGGCGTGATGGGCGAGGACGCGCTGATCGCGCTGGATCACGAGGGGGGCGCGATCCTGCGGCCCGACTTCTGGCCGTTCGCGCCGTCCGCGATGGCGCTCGGCGCGGCGGACGACCCGGACCTGACGCGCCGGTCGAGTGAGGCGCTGGCGCGGCAGCTGCGGGCCGTGGGCATCAACTGGAATTTTGCGCCGGTGCTGGACGTGAACGTGAACCCGGCCAATCCCGTGATCGCGGACCGGGCGTTCGGGGGTCAGGTTCCGCTGGTCACGCGGCACGGCCGCGCGGCGCTGGCGGGGCATGACGCGGCGGGCGTGGCGGCCTGCGTGAAGCACTTCCCCGGTCACGGGGACACGTCGCTCGACAGTCACCTGGCGCTGCCGAGCGTGACGCGTTCACGCGCGGAACTCGACCGGACCGAGTTCGCGCCGTTCCGGGAACTGCTGCCGGTCACGCCGGCCGTGATGACGGCGCACGTCGTGTACCCGGCGCTGGACCCGCACGCGCCCGCCACGCTGTCCCGAGCGGTCCTGACGGACGTGCTGCGCGGCGAGTGGGGGTTCACGGGGGTGATCGTCACGGACTCGATGGGCATGAAGGCCATCGACGACCACTACGGGCGGGGCGAGGCGGGCGTGCTGGCCGTGCAGGCGGGCGCGGACCTGGTGATGGCGCTGGGGCGCCGCGAGGCGCAGGAGCAGACCCTGGACGCCCTGGCCTCGGCACTGGCGGACGGCCGACTGGACGCGGCGCAGGTGCAGGCAAGCGCCGCGCGGCTCTCGGCGCTGGCGCGGCGCTACCCGGCGCGGGCGGACGCCGCCCTGGACCTGCAGGCCGACGCGCCGCTGTTCGCGCGGGCGTGGGCGCAGGCCCTGACCGCGTACCGCGACCCGGTGGCCCCCGCGCCGGGGTCGCGCGTGCGGCTGGTCGCGCCGCGCCGCGTGACGCGCGAGAACGTCAGCGAGGCCAGCGTGGACGCCGCCACCCTCGCCTCGGAACTCGCGGGGGTGTACCGGGTGGACCTGACGGCCTTCGACGACCCGGCGCAGCTCGACTGGGACGCGCTGAGGGCAGACGGGATACCGGTCATGCTCGCCACGACCGGCCGTCACCGGCACCCGGCGCTGCGCGGCGCGCAGCCGGACCTGCACCTCGCGCTGTACAACCCGTACGCGGCGCTGGACGTGGACGCCCCGGCCGTGCTGACCTTCGGGTTCCGCCCGGAGGCCCGCGCCGCCCTGCTGGCGTGGCTGCGCGGCGAGGCGGGCACTCCGGGGCGCCTGCCCTTCGGCACCTGA
- a CDS encoding acyl-CoA dehydrogenase family protein — protein MDFTLNDEQRQLQQLARDFTRKEIMPIASEYDQKEELPWQVVEKAFEVGLLNPSIPEHAGGLGLGMFDECLIGEELAYGCMGIYTVLMASELGIAPVLIGGTEEQQKRFLTPLTEKAGLAAFALSEPNNGSDAASMHTTAVLDGDEWVLNGTKMWISNGGLAEFTVVFATTDRQGGHRATVALVVPKDAPGFSYNKIKHKMGQRASLTSELVFENVRVPRENQLGGLGDGFKIAMKTLDKTRIPVAAGSVGIARRAMEESIKYSKERTAFGKPIAELQAIQFKLAEMAMGIETGRLMYQKAAWLVDQGQPHGFESAIAKAYCSEMAFNAANEGIQVHGGYGYVGEYPVEKLLRDVKLNMIYEGTNEIQRVVISRHLLK, from the coding sequence ATGGACTTCACCCTGAACGACGAACAACGCCAGCTGCAGCAACTCGCGCGGGACTTTACCCGCAAGGAGATCATGCCCATCGCCTCCGAGTACGACCAGAAGGAAGAACTGCCCTGGCAGGTCGTCGAGAAGGCCTTCGAGGTCGGTCTGCTCAACCCCAGCATCCCCGAGCACGCCGGCGGCCTGGGCCTGGGCATGTTCGACGAGTGCCTGATCGGCGAGGAACTCGCGTACGGCTGCATGGGCATCTACACCGTCCTGATGGCCAGCGAACTGGGCATCGCGCCCGTCCTGATCGGCGGCACCGAGGAGCAGCAGAAGCGCTTCCTGACGCCCCTGACCGAGAAGGCCGGACTGGCCGCCTTCGCCCTGAGCGAACCGAACAACGGCTCGGACGCCGCCAGCATGCACACCACCGCCGTTCTCGACGGCGACGAGTGGGTCCTGAACGGCACCAAGATGTGGATCAGTAACGGCGGCCTGGCCGAGTTCACGGTCGTGTTCGCCACCACCGACCGCCAGGGCGGACACCGCGCCACCGTCGCGCTGGTCGTGCCCAAGGACGCGCCGGGCTTCAGCTACAACAAGATCAAGCACAAGATGGGCCAGCGCGCCAGCCTGACCAGCGAACTGGTGTTCGAGAACGTCCGCGTGCCCAGAGAGAACCAGCTGGGCGGCCTGGGTGACGGCTTCAAGATCGCCATGAAGACCCTGGACAAGACCCGCATCCCGGTCGCGGCCGGCTCGGTCGGCATTGCCCGGCGTGCCATGGAGGAGAGCATCAAGTACTCCAAGGAACGCACCGCGTTCGGCAAACCCATCGCGGAGTTGCAGGCCATCCAGTTCAAGCTGGCCGAGATGGCCATGGGCATAGAGACCGGCCGCCTGATGTACCAGAAGGCCGCGTGGCTGGTCGACCAGGGGCAGCCGCACGGCTTCGAGAGCGCCATCGCCAAGGCGTACTGCAGCGAGATGGCCTTCAACGCCGCGAACGAGGGCATCCAGGTTCACGGCGGGTACGGCTACGTCGGCGAGTACCCGGTCGAGAAACTGCTGCGCGACGTGAAACTGAACATGATCTACGAGGGCACCAACGAGATCCAGCGCGTCGTGATCAGCCGTCACCTGCTGAAGTAA
- a CDS encoding fumarylacetoacetate hydrolase family protein — protein MKLARIRHAGEAHWAELDGDTLHLTRSMGGPRTGQSLPMDPALLLAPAEPGKIVCVGRNYLDHIRELGNDTGDLPTQPGIFLKGANALAEPGGTVDRPDWTQNFHFEGELALVIGQRARDLTPDTALAHVAGYTCGLDLTARDLQKTDLQWFRAKAADRFCPLGPWLETDLDTRDLRVQTRVNGQTRQDGRTAQMIFPVVDILVYVTRYVTLEPGDVVLTGTPEGVGPLSSGDIVEVEVEGVGTLVTHIG, from the coding sequence ATGAAACTCGCGCGCATCCGGCACGCCGGCGAGGCCCACTGGGCCGAACTGGACGGCGATACCCTGCACCTGACCCGCTCGATGGGCGGCCCCCGCACCGGCCAGAGCCTGCCGATGGACCCGGCCCTGCTGCTGGCCCCCGCCGAGCCCGGCAAGATCGTCTGCGTGGGCCGCAACTACCTCGACCACATCCGCGAACTGGGCAACGACACGGGCGACCTGCCCACACAACCCGGCATCTTCCTGAAGGGCGCCAACGCGCTGGCCGAACCCGGCGGCACGGTGGACCGCCCGGACTGGACGCAGAACTTCCACTTCGAGGGTGAACTGGCCCTGGTGATCGGCCAGCGCGCCCGCGACCTGACGCCCGACACGGCCCTCGCGCACGTCGCTGGCTACACCTGCGGCCTGGACCTGACCGCCCGCGACCTGCAGAAGACCGACCTGCAGTGGTTCCGCGCGAAGGCCGCCGACCGCTTCTGCCCGCTGGGACCGTGGCTGGAAACGGACCTGGACACCCGCGACCTGCGCGTGCAGACCCGCGTGAACGGCCAGACCCGCCAGGACGGCCGCACCGCGCAGATGATCTTCCCGGTCGTGGACATCCTGGTGTACGTGACCCGTTACGTGACCCTGGAACCCGGCGACGTGGTCCTGACCGGCACGCCCGAGGGCGTCGGCCCGCTCAGCAGCGGCGACATCGTCGAGGTGGAGGTCGAGGGCGTGGGAACCCTGGTCACGCACATCGGCTGA
- a CDS encoding Crp/Fnr family transcriptional regulator: MARLDDLKNSPLFHDVPDEALQEALRVITERRYHAGQVILEQDAEGEALHLITSGVVRVSRISLGSRERVMGDVYAPGVIGETAVLGGGERSATVRAQTEVTTLMLYRTHFRQILRRHPQVLWNLSALLVRRVTFLNDELIAFGLNTEAALSHVFLSLYQQRLAAGVPNPEVLPLSTQDIMARISSSRETVSRVMRKLDAARMLTYTSAQVTLIDPAALEHVTLDEADVSAD, translated from the coding sequence ATGGCCCGGTTGGACGATCTCAAGAACTCCCCGCTTTTCCACGACGTCCCCGACGAGGCCCTCCAGGAAGCCCTGCGCGTCATCACCGAGCGCCGCTATCACGCCGGTCAGGTGATCCTGGAACAGGACGCCGAGGGCGAGGCCCTGCACCTGATCACCAGCGGCGTCGTGCGGGTCTCCCGTATCAGCCTGGGCAGCCGCGAGCGCGTCATGGGCGACGTGTACGCGCCGGGCGTGATCGGCGAGACCGCCGTGCTGGGCGGCGGTGAACGCAGCGCCACCGTCCGCGCTCAGACGGAAGTCACCACCCTGATGCTGTACCGCACGCACTTCCGGCAGATCCTGCGCCGCCACCCGCAGGTCCTGTGGAACCTCAGCGCCCTGCTCGTGCGGCGCGTCACCTTCCTGAACGACGAACTGATCGCCTTCGGCCTGAACACCGAGGCGGCCCTCAGTCACGTGTTCCTGAGCCTGTACCAGCAGCGGCTGGCGGCCGGCGTGCCCAACCCCGAGGTGCTGCCGCTCTCCACGCAGGACATCATGGCCCGCATCTCCTCGAGCCGTGAGACCGTGTCCCGCGTGATGCGGAAACTCGACGCGGCGCGCATGCTCACGTACACCAGCGCGCAGGTCACGCTGATCGACCCCGCCGCGCTGGAACACGTCACGCTGGACGAGGCCGACGTCAGCGCCGACTGA